Proteins encoded by one window of Phytohabitans houttuyneae:
- a CDS encoding flavin reductase family protein codes for MPERPAGTVTPPLASDQRLLRTAFAAFATGVTVVTVGGQQPHGMTANSFTSVSLDPPLVLVCVDRDAVMHERLGQAGGFAVSVLSAHQDGIARHFADRTRRRGLAGFEGVAWSPGPRSGAPLIDGAIVWLECGLWRMYEAGDHSIFIGQVRAVCRHDQEAALLFFDGRFDRLPADRTRSPFWRVL; via the coding sequence GTGCCTGAACGGCCGGCCGGCACGGTCACGCCGCCGCTGGCCAGCGACCAGCGGCTGCTGCGCACCGCGTTCGCGGCGTTCGCGACCGGGGTGACGGTGGTGACCGTCGGCGGCCAGCAGCCGCACGGGATGACGGCGAACTCGTTCACGTCGGTCTCCCTCGACCCGCCGCTCGTGCTTGTCTGCGTCGACCGCGACGCGGTCATGCACGAGCGGCTGGGCCAGGCCGGCGGGTTCGCGGTGTCGGTGCTGTCCGCGCACCAGGACGGGATCGCCCGCCACTTCGCCGACCGGACGCGCCGCCGCGGCCTCGCGGGCTTCGAAGGCGTCGCCTGGTCGCCCGGCCCGCGCAGCGGCGCACCGCTGATCGACGGCGCGATCGTGTGGCTCGAATGTGGACTGTGGCGCATGTACGAGGCCGGCGACCACTCCATCTTCATCGGCCAGGTGCGCGCGGTGTGCCGCCACGACCAGGAGGCCGCCCTGCTCTTCTTCGACGGCCGCTTCGACCGCCTCCCCGCCGACCGGACCCGCTCACCCTTCTGGCGCGTCCTCTGA
- a CDS encoding enediyne biosynthesis protein: MSETPTAKPPRDPRVVALRRFAISITIFNIVGYTLLGFEQPWTWPIIAIATAYTMELLLEVIGAYAERRPVRFRGGGVRGFVEFLFPAHITGIAVNMLLYLNDQVLVMMFGVMVGISGKWLLRAPVRGRLRHYMNPSNFGIVVVLLLFPWVSVVPPYHFTEYVGGPVDWLIPAAIIMTGTMLNAKLTKRMWLIAGWLSIFVLQSVVRGLLLDTSILGALGTMTGVAFVLFTNYMITDPGTTPTSPLSQFAFGGGVAVAYGILTGASIVYGLFFATCIVCLVRGGFLWSMHLVQVAQRRRELAASEAEAEAAVPVSPAPAREAVRA, translated from the coding sequence ATGAGCGAGACTCCCACGGCGAAGCCCCCGCGCGACCCGCGGGTGGTGGCGCTCCGGCGGTTCGCGATCTCGATCACGATCTTCAACATCGTCGGGTACACGCTGCTCGGCTTCGAGCAGCCGTGGACCTGGCCGATCATCGCGATCGCCACGGCGTACACGATGGAGCTCCTCCTGGAGGTGATCGGCGCCTACGCCGAACGGCGGCCTGTCCGCTTCCGCGGCGGTGGCGTGCGCGGCTTCGTCGAGTTCCTCTTCCCCGCGCACATCACCGGCATCGCGGTCAACATGCTGCTCTACCTCAACGACCAGGTGCTGGTCATGATGTTCGGCGTCATGGTCGGGATCAGCGGCAAGTGGCTGCTGCGCGCCCCGGTCCGCGGCCGGCTGCGGCACTACATGAACCCGTCGAACTTCGGCATCGTCGTCGTGCTGCTGCTCTTCCCGTGGGTGAGCGTCGTACCGCCGTACCACTTCACCGAGTACGTCGGCGGTCCCGTCGACTGGCTCATCCCGGCGGCGATCATCATGACCGGCACGATGCTGAACGCCAAGCTCACCAAGCGGATGTGGCTGATCGCCGGATGGCTGAGCATCTTCGTCCTGCAGTCGGTCGTCCGCGGCCTGCTGCTGGACACCTCGATCCTCGGCGCCCTCGGCACGATGACCGGCGTCGCGTTCGTCCTCTTCACCAACTACATGATCACGGACCCGGGTACCACGCCGACGAGCCCGCTGTCGCAGTTCGCGTTCGGCGGTGGGGTCGCGGTCGCGTACGGCATCCTCACCGGTGCGTCCATCGTGTACGGCCTGTTCTTCGCGACCTGCATCGTGTGCCTGGTGCGCGGCGGCTTCCTGTGGTCGATGCACCTCGTGCAGGTGGCCCAGCGCCGGCGCGAGCTGGCGGCGTCCGAAGCCGAGGCAGAAGCCGCGGTACCCGTCTCGCCGGCACCGGCCCGGGAAGCCGTACGCGCATGA
- a CDS encoding helix-turn-helix transcriptional regulator produces the protein MRGELASPLSLSDLATTGLFSPFHFHRMFRLATTMTPARFLAALRMAQARRLLLHSGLTVAAIGSRVGYTSIGTFTTQFTRLVGESPLRFRELVRGLGDRPIGEMLAAAGFAAPASATHPYGLTVVELRREDDAGVPKSWCVAARSRAMWLDRTPAVGEYEARVLLIDARATPTDALVDDVAGSYLTGGATLRLSSSGQLGGPAEIALRPPRATDPPVLSSAPLRWLAGLPSGVWDGGNDLLASAAQVGDRLGAVRPQGTAWRVHPTPPLSMQAAGVGHP, from the coding sequence ATGAGAGGTGAGCTCGCCAGCCCGCTGTCGCTGTCGGACCTCGCGACCACAGGTCTGTTCAGCCCGTTCCACTTCCACCGCATGTTTCGTCTCGCGACCACGATGACGCCCGCCCGCTTCCTCGCCGCGCTGCGGATGGCCCAGGCCAGACGCCTGCTGCTGCATTCCGGACTGACCGTCGCGGCGATCGGCAGCCGTGTCGGCTACACGAGCATCGGCACGTTCACCACGCAGTTCACCAGGCTGGTCGGTGAGTCACCGCTGCGCTTCCGCGAGCTGGTGCGCGGGCTCGGCGACCGCCCGATCGGCGAGATGCTCGCCGCCGCCGGCTTCGCCGCACCCGCGTCCGCAACCCACCCGTACGGGCTGACGGTCGTCGAGCTGCGCCGCGAGGACGACGCCGGCGTGCCCAAGTCCTGGTGCGTGGCCGCCCGGTCGCGCGCGATGTGGCTCGACCGCACCCCGGCCGTGGGGGAGTACGAGGCACGCGTCCTGCTCATCGACGCCCGGGCGACGCCCACCGACGCCCTGGTGGACGACGTCGCGGGAAGCTACCTGACCGGTGGTGCCACGCTCCGGCTCTCGTCGAGCGGCCAGCTCGGCGGTCCGGCGGAGATCGCGCTGCGCCCGCCGCGCGCCACCGACCCGCCGGTGCTCTCCAGCGCGCCGCTGCGGTGGCTCGCCGGCCTGCCGTCCGGAGTGTGGGACGGCGGAAATGATTTGCTTGCCAGTGCGGCGCAGGTCGGCGACCGGCTGGGTGCCGTGCGTCCGCAGGGCACGGCCTGGAGAGTGCATCCCACCCCACCCCTGTCAATGCAAGCGGCGGGAGTCGGACACCCCTAG
- a CDS encoding FG-GAP-like repeat-containing protein, which translates to MSKIAGWGRRQLAGVVALVLLVGMFVASRLPEASADERAEMASGYRFTPLSIDIPGGFPQQTIRRVNKDYEHIRAWISSVGAGIAMNDLDGDGLANDLCVTDVRIDRVVVTPTPGAGASRYAAFALDPSPLPMNPYIAPMGCVPGDYNEDGRNDLLVYWWGRTPVIYLAKPGATGLSMATYQPVELVPRAGTATSVYDGPQWNTNAVAVADFDGDGHDDIYVGNYFPDGPVINDTVAGGVAMNDSMSLAYNGGLDHVFRWTGGTTGDRPGATYAEAEGVFPEDVSRGWVLAAGGNDLDGDLLPELYMANDFGPDRLMHNRSTPGKVRFTLVEGTGSRAVVPKSKLLGHDSFKGMGVDFGDIDGDGLYDMYVGNITTTFGLQESNFAFVNTADDQAHVRAQLGDGKAPFADRSAPLGLAWSGWSWDVKFGDFDNSGEADIVQTAGFVKGEVNRWAQLQELATANDGLLKHPLWWPKVEQGDDIAGGQALAFHVKGPSGRFEDLSAELDLDERIPTRGIATGDADGDGRLDFAVARQWDAPVFYRNESPQVGAFLGLRLVHEAGGSAATGAQVTVTGPDGRRHVGRVDAGSGHSGKRSFEVHVGLGETSGPLTVDLAWRDRTGAPRQQRLQLTPGWHTVRVGTQAQEVAS; encoded by the coding sequence TTGTCCAAGATCGCAGGTTGGGGACGCCGGCAGCTGGCCGGCGTGGTCGCGCTGGTCCTGCTCGTCGGCATGTTCGTCGCGTCGCGGCTGCCGGAGGCGTCGGCGGACGAACGCGCGGAGATGGCCAGCGGCTACCGCTTCACGCCGCTGTCCATCGACATACCTGGCGGTTTCCCGCAGCAGACGATCCGCCGGGTCAACAAGGACTACGAGCACATCCGGGCGTGGATATCGTCCGTCGGCGCCGGCATCGCGATGAACGACCTCGACGGTGACGGGCTGGCCAACGACCTGTGCGTCACCGACGTGCGGATCGACCGGGTCGTCGTGACACCGACGCCGGGCGCCGGCGCCAGCCGGTACGCGGCGTTCGCGCTCGACCCGAGCCCGCTGCCGATGAACCCCTACATCGCGCCGATGGGCTGCGTGCCGGGCGACTACAACGAGGACGGCCGCAACGACCTGCTCGTGTACTGGTGGGGCCGCACCCCCGTGATCTACCTCGCCAAACCCGGCGCCACCGGCCTGTCCATGGCCACGTACCAACCGGTGGAGCTGGTGCCGCGGGCCGGGACCGCCACCAGCGTGTACGACGGTCCACAGTGGAACACCAATGCGGTGGCGGTCGCCGACTTCGACGGCGACGGGCACGACGACATCTACGTCGGCAACTACTTCCCGGACGGGCCGGTCATCAACGACACCGTCGCCGGTGGCGTGGCGATGAACGACTCGATGTCCCTGGCCTACAACGGTGGTCTCGACCACGTCTTCCGCTGGACCGGCGGTACGACCGGTGACCGCCCGGGCGCCACGTACGCCGAGGCGGAAGGGGTCTTCCCCGAAGACGTCTCGCGCGGCTGGGTACTCGCCGCCGGCGGCAACGACCTCGACGGTGACCTGCTCCCCGAGCTGTACATGGCCAACGACTTCGGCCCCGACCGGCTGATGCACAACCGTTCCACCCCGGGCAAGGTCCGCTTCACCCTCGTCGAGGGCACCGGCAGCCGCGCGGTGGTGCCCAAGTCGAAGCTGCTGGGACACGACTCGTTCAAGGGCATGGGCGTCGACTTCGGCGACATCGACGGCGACGGCCTCTACGACATGTACGTCGGCAACATCACCACCACCTTCGGGCTCCAGGAGAGCAACTTCGCCTTCGTCAACACCGCGGACGACCAGGCGCACGTGCGGGCCCAGCTGGGTGACGGCAAGGCGCCGTTCGCCGACCGGAGCGCTCCGCTCGGACTGGCCTGGAGCGGCTGGAGCTGGGACGTGAAGTTCGGCGACTTCGACAACAGCGGCGAGGCGGACATCGTGCAGACGGCCGGCTTCGTCAAGGGCGAGGTCAACCGGTGGGCCCAGCTGCAGGAGCTGGCCACGGCCAACGACGGCCTGCTCAAGCACCCGCTCTGGTGGCCGAAGGTCGAGCAGGGCGACGACATCGCCGGCGGCCAGGCGCTCGCCTTCCACGTCAAGGGCCCGAGCGGCCGGTTCGAGGACCTGAGCGCGGAGCTGGACCTGGACGAGCGCATCCCCACCCGTGGCATCGCGACCGGCGACGCCGACGGCGACGGCCGGCTGGACTTCGCGGTCGCCCGGCAGTGGGACGCGCCGGTCTTCTACCGCAACGAGAGCCCGCAGGTGGGCGCGTTCCTGGGGCTCCGGCTCGTCCACGAGGCCGGTGGGTCGGCGGCCACGGGCGCCCAGGTGACGGTCACCGGGCCGGACGGGCGCCGGCACGTCGGCCGGGTGGACGCCGGCAGCGGCCACTCCGGCAAGCGGAGCTTCGAGGTGCACGTCGGACTCGGCGAGACCAGCGGTCCCCTGACGGTCGACCTGGCCTGGCGGGACCGGACCGGTGCGCCACGCCAGCAGCGGCTCCAACTCACACCCGGCTGGCACACGGTCCGGGTCGGCACGCAGGCGCAGGAGGTAGCGTCATGA
- a CDS encoding type I polyketide synthase has protein sequence MTEGVAVVGMACRYPDANSPRDLWENAIAGRRAFRRLPDERMRLDDYWSPDPAADDRFYSRMAAVIEGYEFDRVAYKVPGSTYRSTDLTHWLALDVAAAALADAGFPDGDGLPRERTGVVIGNTLTGEFTRANVMRLRWPYVRRAVGATLAGRGWPEDELADLLDELEQVYKSPFPASNEDSLAGGLANTIAGRICNHFDLNGGGYTVDGACSSSLLSLLTAANSLVDGDLDVAVAGGVDLSIDPFELVGFAKTGALARREMRVYDRDSNGFWPGEGCGMVVLMRERDARAAGHRAYAILRGWGMSSDGRGGITRPEEAGYRLALRRAYTRAGIGIETVSLFEGHGTGTAVGDATELRSLSRARREADPDAPPAAIGSVKAMIGHTKAAAGVAGLIKAAMAVHHEVLPPTVGSLDPHPELTGEAPALRVLRTAEPWPEGRPVRAGVTAMGFGGINTHIVLERPEGPRRPPDHRARALAATVQDAELLLVDAASASDLRARLDELARLAPRLSYAELADLAATLQRELRDRAYRAAAVVRSPEDAERQLTALRGALDAGRTAMLAEAGDAFLGHVTRPARIGYLFPGQGSGRGTSGGALRRRFPSAGDVYAGAALPTGGDTVATAVAQPRIVVGSMAGLRVLTALGVEASVALGHSLGELTTLCWAGALDEPTLLRMATVRGATMAANSEPGTMAGVAAGPERVARLIDGEPVVVAGYNGPRQTVVAGPVDAVRRVCRAAGDAGLVWAELPVSHAFHSPLMVSSAAAFGEWLSEVGFRPVSRRVVSTVTGELLDPHADLPSLLRQQIVQPVRFDAAVAAAAPEVDLFIEVGPGHVLTRMVRDLTRVPAVAIDTDSESIASLLAVLGAAYVSGAPVAHRALFDGRLTRPLPAGDRFSFFANPCEAAPDLSPAPARTAAPPPPSEEVAAPDGDALSVLRRLVAERAELPPNLVGDGSRLLDDLHLSSITVGQVVSQATRELGLSAVRAPTNFATATVGQLADALDELARTGAGNAPAPSVEGIDTWVRPFAVHLVPAIRPEPAVVEPDGAWQVHAPAGHPLAQPLRAALEESGVGGGVLICLPEETTEAALATALAGVQAAIRQPDGGRLVLLQHGRGAAGLARTARLEAAALRTTVVRAPLERSIVDQVVADVAATTGYSEVEYGAGGERRVPVLRPVPAPQQPGQLPLGSGDVLLVTGGGKGITAECARVLAAETGAALAILGRSDPASDEELAGNLARLRAAVPKVRYLRADVTDEAAVRTAVARVRTELGPVTAVLHGAGRNEPASLADLDPDDLRRTLAPKVGGLRAVLDAVEPGDLRLLVTFGSIIGRAGLAGEGHYALANEWLAELTAEARDTHPGCRAVCLEWSVWSGVGMGERLSVVESLLRSGVTPITTDQGVRVLREVLATPDLPPALVVTGRTGALDTLTYDRPELPLLRFIDRVLVHYPGVELVTELDLSPGGDPYLDDHLLDGDLLFPAVLGMEAMAQVAAALTGDTDPPLIEEAVFARPIVVPRDGATTVRIAALATAPGMVRLAIRSAETGFGVDHFRATLRCWTGEVPEGGPEPAADLPWVPLDPPRDLYGDVLFQGRRFQRLRRYRRVAARHAEADVATDQGTAWFSAFLPGQLLLGDPGARDAFMHGIQVCVPDATLLPMGVERLYPAGPKLASAGEVTFAAVEREHSGDTYVYDVAVRDRAGTVVERWEGLRLRAVRKRDGSGPWAPALLGPFLQRRLEGVLAGEVAVAVDPRNGARPASTAVLSRALGRPVRLRHRPDGRPELAGESDVDSSSTVSTAHGTAASLAVAGDGDVACDVETVTPRDRATWDDLLGTHARLADVIVAETAEPFDVAATRVWCAVECLQKAGRPTAAPIVLQPGAGPGWSVLAAGEVRIATLATSLRGADEPVVIAVLGERKD, from the coding sequence ATGACCGAGGGAGTGGCAGTCGTCGGGATGGCGTGCCGGTACCCGGACGCGAACTCCCCCCGCGACCTGTGGGAGAACGCGATCGCCGGGCGGCGCGCGTTCCGGCGGCTGCCCGACGAGCGGATGCGCCTGGACGACTACTGGTCGCCCGATCCGGCCGCCGACGACCGCTTCTACTCCCGCATGGCGGCGGTCATCGAAGGCTACGAGTTCGACCGGGTGGCGTACAAGGTGCCGGGCAGCACGTACCGCTCGACCGACCTGACCCACTGGCTCGCGCTGGACGTGGCCGCCGCCGCGCTCGCCGACGCGGGCTTCCCGGACGGCGACGGGCTGCCGCGCGAGCGGACCGGCGTGGTGATCGGCAACACCCTGACCGGCGAGTTCACCCGGGCGAACGTGATGCGGTTGCGCTGGCCGTACGTGCGCCGCGCGGTCGGCGCCACGCTGGCCGGCCGAGGCTGGCCGGAGGACGAGCTGGCCGACCTGCTGGACGAGCTGGAGCAGGTCTACAAGAGCCCGTTCCCGGCGTCCAATGAGGACAGCCTGGCGGGCGGGCTGGCGAACACGATCGCCGGCCGGATCTGCAACCACTTCGACCTCAACGGCGGCGGGTACACCGTCGACGGCGCCTGCTCCTCCTCGCTGCTGTCCCTGCTCACCGCCGCGAACAGCCTCGTCGACGGCGACCTCGACGTCGCGGTGGCCGGCGGCGTCGACCTGTCCATCGACCCGTTCGAGCTTGTCGGGTTCGCCAAGACCGGCGCGCTCGCGCGGCGCGAGATGCGGGTGTACGACCGCGACTCCAACGGCTTCTGGCCGGGCGAGGGCTGCGGCATGGTCGTGCTGATGCGGGAGCGGGACGCGCGGGCGGCCGGGCACCGGGCGTACGCGATCCTGCGGGGCTGGGGCATGTCCTCCGACGGCCGCGGCGGGATCACCCGGCCCGAGGAGGCCGGCTACCGGCTCGCGCTGCGCCGCGCGTACACCCGCGCGGGGATCGGGATCGAAACGGTGAGCCTCTTCGAGGGGCACGGCACGGGTACCGCGGTCGGCGACGCCACCGAGCTGCGGTCGCTGTCGCGGGCCCGGCGGGAGGCCGACCCGGACGCGCCGCCGGCCGCCATCGGCAGCGTCAAGGCGATGATCGGCCACACCAAGGCGGCGGCCGGGGTGGCCGGGCTGATCAAGGCGGCGATGGCGGTGCACCACGAGGTGCTGCCGCCGACCGTCGGCTCGCTCGACCCGCACCCGGAGCTCACCGGAGAGGCGCCCGCGCTGCGCGTGCTGCGTACGGCCGAGCCGTGGCCGGAGGGGCGGCCGGTGCGAGCCGGCGTCACCGCGATGGGCTTCGGCGGGATCAACACGCACATCGTGCTCGAACGGCCGGAAGGGCCGCGCCGCCCGCCGGACCACCGCGCCCGCGCGCTCGCCGCGACCGTGCAGGACGCCGAGCTGCTGCTCGTGGACGCGGCGAGCGCTTCGGACCTGCGCGCGCGCCTCGACGAACTGGCCCGGCTCGCGCCGCGGCTCTCGTACGCCGAGCTCGCCGACCTGGCCGCCACCCTCCAGCGCGAGCTGCGCGACCGGGCGTACCGCGCGGCGGCGGTGGTGCGCTCCCCCGAGGACGCCGAGCGCCAGCTCACCGCGCTGCGGGGCGCGCTGGACGCCGGCCGGACCGCGATGCTCGCCGAGGCCGGCGACGCGTTCCTGGGCCACGTCACCCGCCCGGCCAGGATCGGCTACCTCTTCCCCGGCCAGGGCTCCGGCCGGGGCACCAGCGGCGGCGCGCTGCGGCGGCGCTTTCCCTCCGCCGGCGACGTGTACGCGGGCGCGGCCCTGCCCACCGGCGGGGACACGGTCGCCACCGCCGTCGCCCAGCCACGCATCGTCGTCGGGTCCATGGCGGGCCTGCGCGTGCTCACGGCGCTCGGCGTCGAGGCGTCCGTCGCGCTCGGGCACAGCCTCGGCGAGCTGACCACGCTCTGCTGGGCCGGCGCGCTCGACGAGCCGACCCTGCTGCGGATGGCCACCGTGCGCGGCGCGACGATGGCGGCCAACAGCGAGCCCGGCACGATGGCCGGCGTGGCCGCGGGGCCGGAGCGGGTGGCCCGGCTGATCGACGGGGAGCCGGTGGTCGTCGCCGGGTACAACGGCCCGCGCCAGACCGTGGTCGCCGGCCCCGTGGACGCGGTGCGCCGGGTCTGCCGCGCGGCCGGCGACGCCGGGCTCGTCTGGGCCGAGCTGCCGGTCTCGCACGCCTTCCACTCCCCGCTGATGGTCTCGTCGGCGGCGGCGTTCGGCGAGTGGCTGTCGGAGGTCGGCTTCCGCCCTGTCTCCCGGCGCGTGGTGTCCACAGTGACCGGTGAGCTGCTCGACCCGCACGCCGACCTGCCTTCCCTGCTGCGGCAGCAGATCGTGCAGCCGGTGCGGTTCGACGCGGCGGTGGCGGCGGCCGCGCCGGAGGTGGACCTCTTCATCGAGGTCGGCCCCGGGCACGTGCTGACCCGCATGGTCCGCGACCTCACCCGGGTACCGGCCGTCGCGATCGACACCGACAGCGAGTCGATCGCCTCCCTGCTGGCGGTGCTCGGCGCGGCGTACGTGAGCGGCGCTCCCGTGGCGCACCGGGCCCTCTTCGACGGCCGCCTCACCCGCCCGCTGCCGGCCGGCGACCGGTTCTCGTTCTTCGCCAACCCGTGCGAGGCCGCGCCGGACCTCTCGCCCGCGCCGGCCCGTACCGCCGCGCCACCGCCGCCGAGCGAGGAGGTGGCCGCGCCGGACGGAGACGCGCTCAGCGTGCTGCGCCGCCTCGTCGCCGAACGCGCCGAGCTTCCGCCCAACCTCGTCGGTGACGGCAGCCGCCTCCTCGACGACCTGCACCTGAGCTCCATCACCGTCGGGCAGGTGGTCAGCCAGGCCACGCGCGAGCTGGGCCTGTCCGCGGTGCGGGCGCCGACCAACTTCGCCACGGCCACCGTCGGCCAGCTCGCCGACGCGCTCGACGAGCTGGCCCGCACCGGAGCCGGCAACGCGCCGGCGCCGTCGGTCGAGGGCATCGACACCTGGGTACGGCCGTTCGCCGTGCACCTGGTACCGGCGATCCGACCCGAGCCCGCGGTCGTCGAGCCGGACGGGGCCTGGCAGGTCCACGCCCCGGCGGGCCATCCGCTGGCCCAGCCGCTGCGCGCGGCGCTGGAAGAGAGCGGCGTCGGCGGTGGCGTGCTCATCTGCCTGCCCGAGGAGACCACCGAGGCGGCGCTGGCCACCGCCCTTGCGGGCGTGCAGGCGGCGATCCGCCAGCCGGACGGCGGCCGCCTGGTGCTGCTGCAGCACGGCCGCGGCGCCGCCGGGCTGGCCCGGACCGCGCGGCTGGAGGCGGCGGCCCTGCGCACCACCGTGGTACGGGCGCCGCTCGAGCGGTCCATTGTGGACCAGGTCGTCGCCGACGTCGCCGCCACCACCGGGTACAGCGAGGTCGAGTACGGCGCGGGTGGCGAGCGCCGCGTGCCGGTGCTGCGCCCCGTGCCCGCGCCCCAGCAGCCGGGGCAGCTCCCGCTCGGCAGCGGCGACGTGCTCCTGGTGACCGGCGGCGGCAAGGGCATCACCGCCGAGTGCGCGCGGGTCCTCGCCGCCGAGACGGGCGCCGCGCTGGCCATCCTCGGCCGCTCCGACCCCGCCTCGGACGAGGAGCTCGCCGGCAACCTCGCGCGGCTGCGCGCCGCCGTGCCGAAGGTGCGCTACCTGCGGGCCGACGTGACCGACGAGGCCGCGGTGCGTACCGCCGTCGCCCGGGTCCGCACCGAGCTGGGTCCGGTCACGGCCGTGCTGCACGGCGCCGGGCGCAACGAGCCGGCCAGCCTCGCCGACCTCGACCCCGACGACCTGCGCCGCACGCTCGCCCCGAAGGTCGGCGGGCTGCGCGCGGTGCTCGACGCCGTCGAGCCGGGTGACCTGCGGCTGCTTGTCACGTTCGGCAGCATCATCGGGCGGGCCGGGCTGGCCGGGGAGGGCCACTACGCGCTCGCAAACGAGTGGCTCGCCGAGCTGACCGCCGAGGCCCGGGACACCCATCCCGGCTGCCGCGCCGTCTGCCTGGAGTGGTCGGTCTGGTCCGGGGTCGGGATGGGCGAGCGGCTCTCGGTCGTGGAGTCGCTGCTCCGCTCCGGCGTCACGCCGATCACCACCGACCAGGGCGTACGCGTGCTCCGCGAGGTCCTCGCCACGCCCGACCTCCCGCCGGCCCTCGTGGTCACCGGCCGCACCGGCGCGCTGGACACCCTCACGTACGACCGGCCGGAGCTGCCGCTGCTGCGCTTCATCGACCGGGTGCTCGTGCACTACCCCGGCGTGGAGCTGGTCACCGAGCTGGACCTGTCCCCGGGCGGCGACCCGTACCTGGACGACCACCTGCTCGACGGCGACCTGCTCTTCCCGGCGGTGCTGGGCATGGAGGCGATGGCGCAGGTCGCGGCCGCGCTGACCGGTGACACCGATCCCCCGCTGATCGAGGAGGCGGTCTTCGCCCGGCCGATCGTGGTGCCCCGCGACGGCGCGACGACGGTCCGGATCGCCGCGCTCGCCACGGCGCCGGGCATGGTGCGGCTGGCGATCCGCAGCGCGGAGACCGGCTTCGGCGTCGACCACTTCCGGGCCACGCTGCGGTGCTGGACCGGCGAGGTGCCCGAGGGCGGGCCGGAGCCGGCCGCCGACCTGCCGTGGGTGCCGCTCGACCCGCCCCGCGACCTGTACGGCGACGTGCTCTTCCAGGGCCGGCGCTTCCAGCGGCTGCGCCGGTACCGCCGGGTCGCCGCCCGCCACGCCGAGGCGGACGTGGCGACCGACCAGGGCACGGCGTGGTTCAGCGCGTTCCTGCCCGGGCAGCTGCTGCTCGGCGACCCGGGCGCGCGGGACGCGTTCATGCACGGCATCCAGGTGTGCGTACCGGACGCGACGCTGCTGCCGATGGGCGTCGAGCGGCTGTACCCGGCCGGCCCGAAGCTTGCCTCGGCGGGCGAGGTCACGTTCGCCGCGGTGGAGCGGGAGCACAGCGGCGACACCTACGTGTACGACGTGGCGGTGCGGGACCGGGCCGGCACGGTGGTGGAGCGGTGGGAGGGCTTGCGGCTGCGCGCGGTACGCAAGCGGGACGGCTCCGGACCGTGGGCGCCCGCCCTGCTCGGGCCATTTCTGCAGCGGCGGCTGGAGGGCGTGCTCGCCGGCGAGGTGGCGGTGGCGGTCGACCCGCGCAACGGGGCCCGACCGGCGTCGACCGCGGTGCTGTCCCGCGCGCTCGGGCGGCCGGTGCGCCTGCGGCACCGCCCCGACGGCCGCCCCGAGCTGGCCGGCGAGTCCGATGTGGACAGCTCCTCGACGGTGTCCACGGCGCACGGTACCGCCGCCAGCCTCGCGGTCGCCGGCGACGGCGACGTGGCCTGCGACGTGGAGACCGTGACGCCGCGCGACCGCGCCACGTGGGACGACCTGCTGGGCACGCACGCCCGGCTGGCCGACGTGATCGTGGCCGAGACGGCGGAACCGTTCGACGTCGCGGCGACCCGCGTGTGGTGCGCCGTCGAGTGCCTGCAGAAGGCCGGCCGCCCCACCGCGGCGCCGATCGTCCTGCAGCCCGGAGCCGGCCCGGGCTGGAGCGTACTGGCCGCCGGCGAGGTCCGGATCGCCACGCTCGCGACGTCGCTTCGCGGTGCTGACGAGCCGGTGGTCATAGCCGTCCTGGGCGAGCGGAAGGATTAA
- a CDS encoding acyl-CoA thioesterase translates to MERYYEYRHTVGFEETNLVGNVYYTNYLRWQGRCREMFLKERVPGMLAELRDDLKLFTLKVDCEFFAELTAFDDLAIRMRLAELGQTQLEFVFDYLRLAGDSEFLVARGRQRVACMRGPNGRTVPARVPAALARALVPYAPTPLVSGRA, encoded by the coding sequence GTGGAGCGCTACTACGAGTACCGCCACACGGTCGGGTTCGAGGAGACCAACCTCGTCGGAAACGTCTACTACACCAACTACCTGCGCTGGCAGGGACGGTGCCGGGAGATGTTCCTCAAGGAACGGGTCCCGGGGATGCTGGCCGAGCTGCGCGACGACCTGAAGCTGTTCACGCTCAAGGTGGACTGCGAGTTCTTCGCCGAGCTGACCGCCTTCGACGACCTGGCGATCCGGATGCGCCTCGCCGAGCTGGGCCAGACCCAGCTCGAGTTCGTCTTCGACTATCTGCGGCTGGCCGGCGACAGCGAGTTCCTGGTGGCCCGCGGCCGGCAGCGGGTGGCGTGCATGCGCGGTCCGAACGGGCGGACGGTGCCGGCGCGGGTGCCGGCGGCGCTGGCCCGCGCGCTCGTGCCGTACGCGCCGACACCGCTGGTGAGCGGCCGTGCCTGA